A window from Mycolicibacterium tokaiense encodes these proteins:
- a CDS encoding TetR family transcriptional regulator, with protein sequence MRERARSVEDKAKRSEDLLAAAEAVALELGGVRYVTVAAVTARAGLHRTGVRRYYSSKEELLLELAERGWGQWRDAVETATAGRRDLGPADIAELLVKTISSLPVFCDLLAHVAMTLEDDVEIDRARQYKLIAFAAHDQLVGALQRTTTMPPDHVQTLVTTTVALTASLWQTAHPSPTLAKLYEQEPDWGHYALDFEPRLTLILQATAIGLGEVLPGQK encoded by the coding sequence GTGCGCGAGAGAGCCCGCTCAGTCGAGGACAAGGCCAAGAGATCGGAGGATCTCCTGGCCGCGGCCGAAGCTGTCGCCCTCGAACTAGGCGGGGTCCGCTACGTCACGGTCGCAGCAGTCACCGCCAGGGCCGGTCTGCATCGGACCGGCGTCCGGCGCTACTACTCGAGCAAGGAAGAGCTTCTCCTGGAACTGGCCGAACGTGGGTGGGGTCAGTGGCGTGATGCGGTCGAGACGGCAACAGCAGGTCGCCGGGATCTCGGGCCCGCTGACATTGCTGAGTTGCTGGTGAAGACCATTTCTTCTCTGCCGGTGTTCTGCGATCTGCTGGCGCACGTGGCGATGACGCTCGAAGATGACGTCGAGATCGACCGCGCGCGCCAGTACAAACTGATCGCGTTTGCCGCCCATGATCAGCTCGTCGGCGCGTTGCAGCGGACCACCACGATGCCCCCGGACCACGTGCAGACCCTGGTGACGACGACGGTCGCGTTGACGGCGAGCCTGTGGCAGACGGCGCACCCGTCGCCGACCCTGGCCAAGCTCTACGAGCAGGAACCCGACTGGGGCCACTACGCCCTCGACTTCGAGCCCAGGCTCACCCTGATCCTGCAGGCCACGGCGATCGGACTCGGGGAAGTTCTGCCCGGCCAGAAATGA
- a CDS encoding AraC family transcriptional regulator, which translates to MDPLSDIVSMVTVDAAVTSRLETSGRWGLRFAAVPYAKFGVVHRGECWIAAPSHPPVRLAAGDCYLFTAGGQYTMASAADTPAESMEDAEARYAADAVDGWLRLGGAEDVPDVVVTGGRFVLNADHAALLLDLLPPVLAISAGSQSAPALRAAMDLLVAETAAGAPQPGGDLVRTHLAHIVVTMALRAYATGPDVRGWLAALGDPQLGPVLRAVHQDPAHPWTVQELAQRAHLARSTFAARFREHVGVAPLEYLLRLRMHHAVGLLRRPDASVTEVAEQVGYASHSSFSHAFTRVMGAPPGRFRSTTSTHIVSR; encoded by the coding sequence ATGGACCCGTTGTCGGACATCGTCTCCATGGTCACCGTCGACGCGGCCGTCACCTCCCGGCTGGAGACTTCGGGCAGATGGGGGCTGCGGTTCGCCGCGGTGCCCTACGCCAAGTTCGGTGTGGTGCACCGGGGTGAGTGCTGGATCGCCGCCCCGTCCCACCCTCCTGTACGTCTGGCGGCCGGCGACTGCTACCTGTTCACCGCCGGTGGCCAGTACACCATGGCCAGTGCCGCCGACACCCCCGCCGAATCAATGGAGGACGCCGAGGCGCGGTACGCCGCCGATGCGGTGGACGGTTGGCTACGGCTCGGCGGAGCCGAGGACGTCCCCGACGTCGTCGTCACCGGTGGTCGGTTCGTGCTCAACGCCGATCACGCGGCACTGCTGCTGGATTTGTTGCCGCCGGTTCTGGCCATCTCCGCAGGCTCACAGTCTGCACCGGCATTGCGGGCGGCAATGGACCTGTTGGTGGCCGAAACTGCCGCAGGCGCGCCGCAGCCCGGTGGCGACCTCGTGCGGACGCACCTGGCGCACATCGTCGTCACCATGGCACTCCGTGCCTATGCCACCGGACCCGATGTGCGCGGTTGGCTTGCGGCGCTGGGGGATCCGCAGCTGGGCCCCGTGTTACGCGCCGTACATCAGGACCCCGCACATCCGTGGACCGTGCAGGAATTGGCCCAGCGGGCCCATCTCGCTCGCTCCACCTTCGCAGCCCGATTCCGCGAGCACGTCGGGGTGGCCCCGCTGGAGTATCTGCTGCGTCTGAGGATGCACCATGCCGTCGGGCTGCTGCGCCGACCGGACGCCTCCGTCACCGAGGTGGCAGAACAAGTCGGCTACGCCTCGCACAGTTCGTTCTCCCACGCTTTCACCCGTGTGATGGGTGCACCGCCGGGCCGCTTTCGGAGCACGACCTCCACCCACATCGTCAGCCGATGA
- a CDS encoding aldo/keto reductase — protein MKYRMLGSTGVYVSVVSLGTMTFGGAGTTLGDALGGLDLRAAESVVGQALDLGVNLIDTADVYSGGESEELLGTALGARRDDVILATKFSARTGTGPNQIGASRLHLMRALEDSLRRLKTDHIDLYQLHSIDPVTPIEETLAALDDAVRQGKVRYVGCSNLAAWHMMKAQAASERHGWTRFVASQSYYSLLGRDVEQEIVPMALDQNLSLLVWAPLAGGILSGKYGRSGADEPGARRAAADYPDFPPVDPHSAWDVVDVLRSVANRHGVSPAQVALAWVLSRPAVTSVVVGAKRPDQLADSVGAADLVLSAQDMADLGKVSDPGRSYPQWVWDFAGGGRVPE, from the coding sequence ATGAAATACCGCATGCTCGGAAGTACCGGTGTCTATGTGTCCGTGGTCAGCTTGGGGACGATGACGTTCGGCGGAGCGGGCACCACCCTGGGTGATGCTCTGGGTGGCCTCGACCTGCGTGCCGCCGAATCCGTTGTCGGACAGGCACTCGACCTCGGCGTCAACCTGATCGACACCGCCGATGTGTATTCCGGCGGCGAGTCCGAGGAGCTGCTGGGCACAGCGCTCGGGGCTCGTCGAGACGACGTGATCCTGGCGACCAAGTTCAGTGCGCGAACGGGCACGGGACCCAATCAGATCGGTGCCTCACGCCTGCACCTGATGCGCGCGCTGGAGGACAGCCTGCGCCGCCTGAAAACCGACCACATCGATCTGTACCAACTGCACAGCATCGACCCGGTCACTCCCATCGAGGAGACGCTGGCCGCGCTCGACGACGCGGTGCGCCAGGGCAAGGTCCGCTACGTGGGCTGCTCCAACCTGGCTGCGTGGCACATGATGAAGGCGCAAGCCGCATCCGAGCGCCACGGCTGGACCAGGTTTGTCGCGTCTCAGTCCTACTATTCGCTGCTCGGCCGTGATGTCGAGCAGGAGATCGTGCCGATGGCTCTCGACCAGAACCTGTCGCTACTGGTGTGGGCGCCTCTGGCAGGAGGCATCTTGTCCGGCAAGTACGGCCGTTCCGGTGCCGACGAGCCCGGCGCCCGCCGGGCCGCCGCGGACTACCCCGACTTTCCGCCGGTCGACCCCCACAGCGCCTGGGACGTGGTGGATGTGCTGCGCTCGGTGGCCAACCGGCACGGGGTGAGCCCGGCTCAGGTCGCTTTGGCCTGGGTGCTGTCCCGGCCGGCGGTGACCAGCGTTGTCGTGGGTGCCAAACGCCCGGACCAGCTGGCCGACAGCGTCGGGGCAGCCGATCTGGTGCTGTCGGCCCAGGACATGGCCGACCTCGGGAAGGTCAGCGACCCGGGCCGGTCCTACCCGCAATGGGTGTGGGACTTCGCCGGTGGCGGCCGAGTGCCGGAATGA
- a CDS encoding SDR family NAD(P)-dependent oxidoreductase, with amino-acid sequence MTSSDLTTTPFDATSTAAEVLTGVDLSGKRALVTGAASGIGIETARALASAGAVVTLAVRNTAAGEKVAADIGKGATVAPLDLSEPASVAAFVRAWDGPLDILVNNAGVMAIQDRQLSSGGHEMQFATNHLGHFALTTGLHSELAAAGGARVVSVSSSGHLRSPVVFDDIDFRFREYDPFSAYGQSKTANVLFAVGITERWADDGITANALMPGGIMTALQRHLGTEFQDGAEERFRRAGSRIKTPEQGAATSVLLAGSPHVDGVSGRYFEDCREATVVDHRDEFGITGVAPYALDRDNAQRLWDVSTHLTS; translated from the coding sequence GTGACTTCCTCTGATCTCACCACCACCCCATTTGATGCCACCTCCACTGCCGCCGAGGTACTCACCGGAGTCGACTTGTCCGGAAAGCGTGCGCTCGTCACCGGCGCGGCTTCTGGAATCGGTATCGAAACTGCCCGCGCGTTGGCCTCTGCAGGTGCCGTCGTCACTCTCGCCGTGCGCAACACCGCCGCAGGTGAGAAGGTTGCCGCCGACATCGGGAAGGGGGCAACGGTGGCACCCTTGGATTTATCCGAGCCCGCCAGCGTCGCCGCGTTCGTCCGTGCTTGGGACGGGCCGCTGGACATCCTGGTGAACAACGCCGGTGTCATGGCCATCCAGGATCGGCAACTCTCATCGGGCGGGCACGAAATGCAGTTCGCCACCAATCATCTCGGCCATTTCGCCCTCACCACCGGACTGCACAGCGAACTGGCCGCCGCCGGCGGGGCGCGGGTGGTCTCGGTCAGCTCCAGCGGACACCTGCGCTCACCCGTCGTCTTCGACGACATCGACTTCCGGTTCCGCGAGTACGATCCCTTCAGCGCCTATGGCCAATCCAAAACTGCCAACGTTCTTTTCGCGGTCGGAATAACCGAACGGTGGGCTGACGACGGGATCACCGCCAACGCGCTGATGCCCGGCGGCATCATGACCGCGCTGCAACGTCACCTCGGTACGGAATTCCAGGACGGCGCCGAGGAACGCTTCCGCCGCGCCGGCAGCCGCATCAAAACCCCCGAGCAAGGTGCGGCCACCTCGGTGCTGTTGGCCGGCTCACCGCACGTCGACGGTGTCAGTGGCCGGTACTTCGAGGATTGCCGCGAGGCCACGGTCGTTGATCACCGCGACGAATTCGGCATCACGGGCGTGGCTCCCTATGCCTTGGACCGTGACAATGCCCAGCGTCTGTGGGACGTCTCGACACATCTCACCAGCTGA
- a CDS encoding alpha/beta fold hydrolase: MEWQRCSTPTIRPCSWRQPDEPASDWTLVCPFSERPQNTCHGDTMPTTGEAASTPGTRWQFGDFDLDLDRHELHHRGRLITVEPQVFDLLAYLVRHHQRVVPRAELLKAVWGQGYGSDESLSTRIKAARHVLGDDGQSQDYIRTVRQRGYRFVPTPVPVDPAGAAAGNEATVDQRIDFVRTHDGARLAYGLTGSGPVLMRSADWMTDLSHDLGSPLWRHWIHELSTTNRLIRYDARGCGLSERDVGPFTFEDWLTDLETVVDALNLETFPLLGVSQGGAVAAAYAARHPERVSQLILVSSYAQGRLARAGGRGDRALAELDFQLAAAAWGQNDPAFLQVFAAQFLPHGNVDDWHAFGQILLRTTTADNAVRFLEQFAEVDVRADARRVACPTLVLHSRRDRRVPFESARQLAALIPHARLVGLDSDNHLIRSDESAWPALVYEINGFIG; encoded by the coding sequence ATGGAATGGCAACGTTGCAGCACGCCAACCATTCGGCCCTGTTCATGGAGGCAGCCGGACGAGCCCGCCTCGGACTGGACCCTGGTGTGCCCCTTTTCTGAGCGGCCGCAGAACACTTGCCACGGAGATACGATGCCCACAACGGGTGAAGCCGCGTCCACTCCCGGAACACGTTGGCAGTTCGGTGATTTCGACCTTGACCTCGACCGCCATGAACTCCATCACCGCGGTCGCCTGATCACGGTAGAGCCCCAGGTGTTCGACCTCCTGGCATACCTGGTCAGACACCATCAACGAGTGGTGCCGCGGGCCGAGCTGCTGAAAGCGGTGTGGGGCCAGGGTTACGGTAGCGACGAGTCGCTGTCGACCCGGATCAAAGCAGCCCGACACGTGCTGGGCGACGACGGGCAGTCTCAGGACTACATCCGAACCGTGCGACAGCGGGGTTACCGATTCGTACCGACACCTGTTCCCGTGGACCCAGCCGGGGCCGCCGCAGGTAACGAAGCCACAGTTGATCAGAGAATCGACTTTGTGCGAACACACGACGGTGCGCGTTTGGCCTACGGCCTCACGGGGTCGGGACCGGTACTCATGCGATCCGCAGACTGGATGACTGATCTGAGCCATGACCTCGGTTCCCCCTTGTGGCGGCATTGGATACACGAGCTGTCGACGACGAACAGACTGATCCGCTATGACGCGCGCGGGTGCGGACTCTCCGAACGCGATGTCGGCCCATTCACCTTCGAGGACTGGCTCACCGACCTCGAGACCGTCGTCGATGCGTTGAACCTTGAGACATTCCCGCTGCTGGGTGTGTCGCAGGGCGGCGCTGTTGCTGCGGCGTATGCGGCCCGCCACCCGGAGCGCGTTTCACAGCTGATCCTCGTGAGCAGCTACGCGCAAGGCCGATTGGCGCGCGCGGGCGGCCGAGGCGACAGAGCTCTTGCCGAACTCGACTTCCAGCTGGCTGCAGCAGCATGGGGTCAGAACGATCCTGCATTCCTGCAGGTGTTCGCCGCCCAGTTCCTCCCCCATGGGAATGTCGACGACTGGCACGCATTCGGTCAAATTCTGCTCCGCACAACCACTGCCGATAACGCCGTGAGGTTCCTGGAGCAGTTCGCCGAGGTCGACGTCCGAGCCGACGCCCGCCGCGTCGCGTGCCCCACTCTGGTTCTGCATTCCCGCCGCGACCGACGTGTCCCGTTCGAGTCCGCACGACAGCTGGCCGCTTTGATTCCCCACGCCAGGCTGGTCGGCCTGGACAGCGACAACCACCTGATACGTTCCGACGAGTCGGCCTGGCCGGCGCTGGTCTACGAGATCAACGGGTTCATCGGCTGA
- a CDS encoding acyl-CoA dehydrogenase family protein — MISVSTTIHDIATAPAALRASIESHMASMDAHAEIPQDLHAELREAGVFRMLTPREYGGLAAPLSSALTVYEDLAHIDASVGLVTWNANFGFIGALLSPLGAQRIWDGSTAPVFANSGMPGTATPDNQGYRINGRWRLVSGVHHADWIVLVVIVAGPGGTPLVKGAVVHRDQITIHQAWDVTGLRGTGSHEITVEDVLVPGELVFGFDDPVRVDGDLYQGFIPALVFPGCTAVALGVARRALSETVALIGNKPSMTGRLADSPRVQYAIAKHESAVAAARLLLHAAVGELEGAANRHEPVTLAQRAALRAAMTHAAEVSREALVSAYQLASSTALFRSHPLERIFRDGMATLQHANHSALFMEAAGRARLGLDPGVPLF; from the coding sequence ATGATCTCCGTCAGTACCACCATTCACGACATCGCCACAGCACCTGCGGCGTTGCGCGCAAGCATCGAGTCTCACATGGCGTCCATGGACGCACATGCCGAAATTCCCCAGGATCTGCACGCAGAGCTGCGTGAAGCCGGCGTGTTCCGAATGCTGACCCCTCGCGAATACGGAGGTCTGGCGGCCCCTCTTTCCAGCGCACTGACGGTGTACGAAGATCTCGCTCACATCGACGCCTCGGTCGGGCTGGTCACCTGGAACGCCAACTTCGGTTTCATCGGGGCATTGCTCTCACCTCTTGGTGCGCAACGAATCTGGGATGGAAGCACCGCGCCCGTATTCGCCAACTCCGGTATGCCGGGCACCGCCACACCGGACAACCAGGGTTACCGGATCAATGGACGCTGGCGGCTCGTCAGTGGAGTGCACCACGCCGACTGGATAGTCCTGGTGGTCATCGTCGCAGGCCCCGGCGGTACACCTTTGGTCAAAGGTGCTGTTGTGCATCGCGATCAGATCACCATCCATCAGGCATGGGATGTCACGGGCCTGCGCGGCACCGGTAGCCACGAGATCACAGTCGAAGACGTCCTGGTTCCCGGCGAGCTTGTCTTCGGCTTCGACGACCCCGTCCGCGTCGACGGAGATCTGTATCAAGGCTTCATCCCCGCTCTGGTCTTCCCCGGATGTACCGCAGTCGCACTCGGAGTTGCGCGCCGGGCGCTCTCTGAAACTGTTGCGCTGATCGGGAATAAGCCCTCCATGACCGGACGCCTGGCCGACTCGCCTCGAGTCCAGTATGCGATTGCCAAACACGAGTCGGCGGTCGCCGCAGCGCGCCTGTTGTTGCACGCGGCGGTCGGCGAACTGGAAGGGGCGGCCAACCGGCATGAACCCGTGACGTTGGCGCAACGAGCTGCGCTTCGTGCGGCCATGACCCACGCTGCAGAGGTGAGCCGCGAAGCGCTGGTAAGCGCCTACCAGCTGGCAAGTTCCACAGCTCTGTTTCGATCACATCCACTCGAGCGAATCTTTCGCGATGGAATGGCAACGTTGCAGCACGCCAACCATTCGGCCCTGTTCATGGAGGCAGCCGGACGAGCCCGCCTCGGACTGGACCCTGGTGTGCCCCTTTTCTGA
- a CDS encoding CocE/NonD family hydrolase encodes MSDGITLVADRWAPEPDNDTPQEQMPVVLVRTAYGRGAPLGWLYGPALAERGVQALIVSSRGTFGSGGEFLAMRNERKDGLATLRWLAEQPWAQAGVILAGSSYFGYTQWAVADVAPPIVKAMVPHITSSRLALGLNQPGRFELETIVGFSWNTAPQRRHGRPRPASQERRTYLLRALLGADRRHVDSALNTLPLKDVDTTLLGRGSQLYQEMLEYRQGDPHWTGTDLSSHVSTVQIPVSLVGGWYDLFLVDQLRDYANLAAAGRDPRLTIGPWWHADPRGMAASVAETVGWAAAVARGQQPETRSPVRLFVMGIEQWRDFDQWPPSGYRHQPWYLLSGGELGLTVAGAAEPTPLIYDPADPTPSLGGPKLNPAGAGPVDNRPLEARPDVLTFTSPDLDADLEVIGDVRAETWVRTDRPDGDVFVRLCDVDDKGRSVNLCDELVHFTADGITKVTLQLSPTAHVFKAGHRIRVQVSGGAFPRFARNLGGGEPPATATTPHKARVEIFHDTEHTSAVFLPVGVLSA; translated from the coding sequence ATGAGTGACGGCATCACACTTGTCGCCGACCGCTGGGCACCCGAACCCGACAACGACACGCCGCAGGAACAGATGCCAGTTGTCCTGGTGCGCACCGCCTACGGTCGCGGCGCACCACTGGGTTGGCTGTACGGTCCGGCGTTGGCCGAACGCGGCGTGCAGGCACTCATCGTGAGCTCACGCGGCACCTTCGGCTCCGGCGGTGAGTTCTTGGCGATGCGCAACGAACGCAAAGACGGTCTGGCAACACTGCGGTGGCTGGCCGAGCAGCCGTGGGCGCAAGCCGGCGTCATCCTGGCCGGCTCCAGCTACTTCGGCTACACCCAGTGGGCCGTCGCCGATGTTGCACCGCCCATCGTCAAGGCCATGGTTCCGCACATCACCTCGTCGCGCTTGGCGCTCGGCCTCAACCAGCCCGGTCGCTTCGAGCTGGAGACCATCGTCGGCTTCTCCTGGAACACCGCCCCCCAGCGGCGTCACGGTCGGCCACGTCCTGCTTCACAGGAGCGCCGAACCTACCTCCTGCGCGCACTGCTCGGCGCCGATCGCCGACACGTCGACAGCGCCTTGAACACGTTGCCACTCAAGGATGTCGACACCACGTTGCTCGGCCGGGGCTCCCAGCTGTACCAGGAGATGCTGGAGTACCGGCAAGGTGATCCCCACTGGACAGGCACCGACCTCAGCAGCCATGTCAGCACCGTTCAGATACCGGTGAGCCTGGTCGGCGGCTGGTACGACCTCTTCCTTGTTGATCAGCTGCGTGACTACGCGAACCTCGCCGCCGCTGGCCGCGACCCACGCTTGACCATCGGTCCGTGGTGGCATGCCGATCCGCGCGGGATGGCTGCGTCTGTCGCCGAGACAGTCGGTTGGGCAGCTGCGGTCGCGCGCGGACAGCAGCCCGAGACCCGCTCTCCGGTACGGCTGTTCGTCATGGGTATCGAGCAGTGGCGTGACTTCGATCAGTGGCCGCCATCGGGGTACCGGCACCAGCCGTGGTATCTGCTATCCGGCGGTGAGCTCGGGCTGACGGTCGCCGGGGCGGCGGAGCCGACACCGTTGATCTACGACCCCGCCGACCCCACCCCGTCGCTGGGAGGTCCGAAACTGAACCCGGCCGGTGCAGGCCCGGTGGACAACCGCCCGCTCGAAGCGCGACCCGACGTCCTCACCTTCACCTCACCGGACCTGGATGCGGACCTGGAGGTGATCGGCGACGTCCGCGCCGAAACCTGGGTGCGCACAGACCGGCCGGACGGCGACGTGTTCGTACGCCTCTGCGACGTCGACGACAAGGGCAGGTCGGTGAACTTGTGCGATGAGCTGGTGCATTTCACCGCGGACGGCATCACCAAGGTAACGTTGCAGCTCTCGCCCACAGCACATGTCTTCAAGGCCGGACACCGCATTCGCGTCCAGGTCTCTGGCGGCGCATTCCCACGATTCGCGCGCAACCTCGGCGGCGGCGAACCGCCGGCCACCGCCACGACGCCCCACAAGGCCCGCGTCGAGATCTTTCACGACACCGAACACACCTCGGCCGTCTTCCTGCCGGTGGGCGTGCTGTCGGCGTAG
- a CDS encoding quinone oxidoreductase family protein gives MRAVSATAFGDPSVLSVGELPDPAPGPGEVTIDVTHAAVGMVDLFFRQGAFSESPGMPQPPFVPGLEVTGTIRELGQGVTDFRVGEEVVAMSQTGTGGYASVYVANASFVVSIDGFAIDPALAVSMIPNAAMAHAALTEVAHLKEGESVLVHGALGGLASAFPGVAKRLGASRIVGTVRPGKLRAANETRLPYDQIVDSTQFLDVLGDQKFDVVIDPVGGAIRSQSLALMGPGARLIAAGNASGDWEHSITDSQLWMGSITIAGFSAGAFLPAHPHVVRPALRAARAAVAAGLGNADIEVLSFDEAALAHTRMESRDLAGRFVLATAP, from the coding sequence ATGCGTGCCGTCTCCGCCACCGCCTTCGGCGATCCGAGCGTTCTTTCGGTCGGCGAGTTACCCGACCCCGCCCCAGGGCCGGGCGAAGTCACCATCGACGTCACCCATGCGGCGGTCGGCATGGTGGACCTCTTCTTCCGGCAGGGGGCCTTCTCGGAGAGTCCCGGTATGCCGCAGCCCCCGTTCGTTCCGGGACTCGAAGTCACCGGGACGATCCGCGAGCTCGGCCAGGGTGTCACCGACTTCCGCGTCGGCGAAGAGGTGGTGGCGATGTCGCAGACCGGCACCGGCGGTTACGCGTCGGTGTACGTGGCGAACGCATCGTTTGTCGTCTCGATCGACGGATTCGCCATCGATCCTGCTCTCGCGGTCTCGATGATTCCCAATGCCGCAATGGCACACGCGGCCCTCACCGAGGTTGCCCATCTGAAAGAAGGTGAGAGCGTGCTGGTGCACGGCGCTCTGGGAGGACTCGCCAGTGCATTTCCCGGCGTCGCGAAGCGCCTGGGGGCGTCCCGCATCGTCGGCACTGTGCGGCCGGGGAAGCTCCGCGCCGCCAACGAGACCAGACTGCCCTACGACCAGATCGTCGACTCGACCCAGTTCCTCGACGTGTTGGGCGACCAGAAGTTCGATGTGGTGATCGACCCGGTGGGCGGTGCCATCCGATCGCAGAGCCTCGCCCTGATGGGACCCGGCGCGCGCTTGATCGCCGCGGGCAACGCCAGCGGGGATTGGGAACACAGCATCACCGACAGCCAGCTCTGGATGGGCAGCATCACGATCGCCGGTTTCAGCGCAGGTGCCTTCCTGCCTGCCCACCCGCACGTGGTGCGCCCCGCCCTGAGGGCGGCCCGTGCCGCCGTCGCTGCCGGACTCGGCAACGCCGACATCGAAGTACTGAGCTTTGACGAGGCGGCGCTGGCACACACCCGGATGGAAAGCCGCGACCTCGCCGGCCGTTTCGTCCTTGCGACCGCGCCGTGA